The Salmo salar chromosome ssa04, Ssal_v3.1, whole genome shotgun sequence genomic sequence tttgttgtgttacagcctgaattcaaaatggattaaatatatatttgttctcacccatctacacgcaataccccataatgacaaagtgaaaacatgtttttacaaatttactgaaaatgaaatacagaaatatctaattaacataagtattcacaccccttctaacacacatgttagaatcacctttggtgtgagtctttctgggtaagtctctaagagctttgctcatctggattgtacaatatttgcatattactcttttaaaaattcttcaaactGTCAAGTTCATTGTTGAAGAGCCATTTTCaattcttgccatagattttcaagccgatttaagtcaataaTGTAACAACGCCACtccggaacattcaatgtcgtcttggtaagccttgtattttaggttattgtcctgctgaaaggtgaattcgtctcccagtgtctgttggaaagcagaccgaaccaggttttcctctaggattttgcccgtGCTTAgctctccctagtccttgccgatgacaagcatacccataacatgatgtagccaccaccatgcttgaaaatatgaagagtggtactcagtaatgtgttttgttggatttggcccaaacataacgctttgtattcaggacgttaagttcatttctttgcccagttttttgtagttttactttgatgccttattgcaaacaggatgcatgtattgaaatatttttattctgtacaggcttccttcttttcactcggtcatttaggttagtattgtggagtaactacaatttgttgatccgtcctcagtgttctcctatcacagccattaggctatgtaattgttttaaagtcaccattggcctcatggtgaaatccctgagcagtttccttcctctccggcaactgaattaGGCAGGACGTTAGTTACTATCTTTCTAGTAACTGTTTGTATTGattcaccatccaaagtgtaattaataacttcaccatgctccaagggatattaaatgtctgcttttttatttttaccgatctaccaataggtgcccttctttgcttggcattggaaaaactctctgatctttgtggttgaatctgtgtttgaaatttactgcttgactgagggaccttacagataattgtatgtgtggggtccagagatgaggtagtcattaaaaaaagaatgttaacttctatgggatcGCCCCCATAGggggtgtttcctttcaaatggtatcaagaatatgcatatccttgcttcaggtcctgagctacaggcagttcaatttgtgtatgtcattttaggcgaaaatgaaaaaaagagtCCAATCCTTAAGAAGCTGTACATTATtcttgcacacagagtgagtccatgcaacttattatgtgacttgttaagcacatttttactcctgaacttatttaagcgtgcaataacaaaggggttgaatacttattgactcgagacatttcagcttttaactTTAAATGAAtttgtaaatatttctaaaaaatataatttcactttgacattatattattgtgtgtaggccagtgacacaaaatcataatttaatacattttaaattcaggctgtaacaacatttATTGGGGggaaagtaaaggggtgtgagtactttctgaaggcactctactCCTCGCTTTTACTGTATTACACCCAAACGAAAAACGTGGATTATGCAGGATCGGCTCCAAgcataagcgacataagcggTCACTAAGGGCCCCCACTCTCAAATTACTGTtccgagttagaatagtagaattcacaaggtgcaatttcgaaatttgtttgtgcatcagcagtttttctcttatgtcagtcactgacagtcactcaattagccatatCAGCTAACTATTTTTTTATTGGTatgttagtctagccagctatctaaacttgtagtaatcatggccgaataccgaTCGGGCGTGCAGGGcatgtgcccaggggccctgacctccaggggtgcCCCTATTGATTGTGTTAGTTACTCTCActcagctacagtgagggaaaaaaatatttgatcccctgctgattttgtacgtttgcccactgacaaagaaatgatcagtcaataattttaatggtaggtttatttgaacagtgagagacagaataacaacaaaaaaatccagaaaaacgcatgtcagaaatgttataaattgatttgcattttaatgagggaaataagtaggaggaggaatgctgcctatgaccccaagaacaccatcctcaccgtcaaacatggaggtggaaacattatgctttgggggtgtttttctgctaaggggacaggacaacttcaccgcatcaaagggaagatggacggggtcatgtaccgtcaaatcttgggtgagaacctccttccctcagccagggcattgaaaatgggtcgtcgatgggtattccagcatgacaatgacccaaaacacacagccaaggcaacaaaggagtggctcaagaagaagcacattaaggtcctggagtgtcctagacagtctccagaccttaatcccatagaaaatctgtggagggagctgaaggtttgagttgccaaacgtcagcctcgaaatcttaatgacttggagaagatctgcaaagaggagtgggacaaaatccctcctgagatgtgtgcaaacctggtggtcaactacaagaaacgtctgacctctgtgattgccaacaagggttttgccaccaagtactaagtcatgttttgcagaggggtcaaatacttatttccctcatgaaaatgcaaatcaatttataacatttttgacatgcgtttttctggatttttttgttgttattctgtctctcactgttcaaataaacctaccattaaaattatagactgatcatttctttgtcagtgggcaaatgtataaaatcagcaggggatcaaatacttttttccctcactgtattattAACATGACATATCAGCCTTAGTaacatttgtagaattgcaggaaatttgctttaaaactgcaaaaatgtctctCCACTCTGGAGGCTGCGGAGGGAAGAACGGatcataataatggccagaacggagcaaatggaatggcatcaaacacctggaaaccatgtatttgataccaatACCACTAATTTGgccccagtcattaccacaagcccattctccccaattaaggtgccacaaaCCTTCTGTGCTCTCCACCCCATGGTAAAATGGGTATAATTGcaagaaattagctgtaaaactacCAAAAAAAAttatctctgccccatggcaaaatgagtagaattgcatgaaagcttactttaaaactgcaacattttctctactccCCATGGCGAACTGTGTAGAATTGCACGAAATTGACTTTAAAATGGCAAATGTTCTCTCCACTGTCAAGAGGGGGGCCTCTAAAAGGTTTTCCCCGCTAGGTGGGGAGGCCCCACAACCAAATCTTGCTtaaggcccccaaaaggctagggctggCTACGTCTGTCAGGAAATAGCTGTCATTCCACCCTGGTCAGAATACAGAGTATTGTATACACACACGGCCTCAGATGAAGGCAGGCAGATTCACTCTTTTTTTGTGAGGTGGTGGCGAGATGCTGTGTAGACAAGATCAGAGGACATAGTGGCCTGCACTGACTGCCAATCTGTTTGAGTGGTTCCCTGAGATTTAATAGAGAGGAAGGATCCCACCCTAGCGTTTGTGGGCCCACCTTCGATGCCAAAGGGAAGCCCATCTGTTATTCCCTCTTTTCCCTCAATAATTAAAAAGCTGCAGGTCTCTTAGTTCTTTTCCCAGGCATCGGCATATTCTGGTGCACCAGAGTTGTGGGCTATAAAACAGCACTGTTGCTCAAGATCATTTCAAGATCATTTCAAAACTCACTAAGGATGTTGTAGAGAGAATTACACACGTAAAGCCACATAAAGCCATCAAACTGCGACCACTGAACTTTTCCCCAATTAGCAACTGCACATGGCACACAGAACAGTTCTTTATGAGCGAACTACTTGTCAGATAGTTTACATTACAATGTCAGTGGAGTAACTTTGCTCTGATATGTGATTATAGTGTAGAAGAGATCGTGAATCTCTTGTCCCTTTTCTGATATTAGAAATTGGTGACAGGGCGACGTATTCCAAGTCCCTGTTCCTTAAAGTCCTGAGAACAACGTCTGTCCATATGCATCACTGGTATTTATAGACCTGACATCTGACACGGCCTGCTCCTATCAGCTGCTGAGGGACACAGCCTGAGGTCACAATGTGTTGAGCCAGAATGGAACTGATAGCATCGATGTTGCGAGAGCCTGTGCTGTCTTCAGTGCTCAGTTGCTTAGTCGTTTGATGATTGTGCATTTTTATCAAACCAACGTGATGCTGACTGGTGTACCATTGGTTTCAGTTCAGTGGACCAACGCGGCCATGCGGTACAGTAGTTGTGCAGAAGAAGCAATAGTTTGATGTGTCACGTGTATTCAATATGGCTTTGAATTCCATTCCATTCATGCTAATGCTATTATCTTgtcatacacacagtaccagatCACCAGATAAATTGTGAAGTTGGTTAACTTCCCCACAAACCAGACATATAGATTCTCTGTGTTAATCTTTGCTTTTGTGTTCTGTACCGTTTACAGAGACTTTGCCTTTGTGGCCAGTGACAAAGACACCTGTATGCTGAAGTGCCATGTGTTTCGCTGTAACGCCCCAGCAAAAACCATCGCCACAGCTTTGCATGAAATGTGCTCAAAGGTAACCAAAGGTTTCCAGCATAGGAAGTGGTTGAACATCCCTTTTAGCCCACCGTAGTAGTTTAGGTTCATTCTAGAGTGAGCCAGTGTGAatgatatgtctgtgtgtgtatccagaTCATGGCAGAGAAGACGACTAGAAGCCCATCTATGGCACGCTCCCTCACCATGGAGAACATCTCCCCTGTGGACCTGCCACGTCAAGGTACTGTAGCCTGGCTGAGCTCAGAGCCCACAGAAACCCATCAGTTACAATTTGTAGGGACTTTTCTGACTGGAGCAATGTGTAGTTTATACGGATGGTAAACTCCATAATATGGCAGAAATCATATGATACATTTTATTCGTATTTTTGCTGCAGTGGACTTCCTGGATGCAATGAGGAAAAGGGTGCAGAAGTTTGAGGTGCAGTACATCGGAAACCTGCCTGTCTCCAGGGCGATGGGTAGGTTTACTATATGCTAATCTCATCCTATTGATTTATTAAACTGGCAAAATACCATCAAACTTGTCATCCATTGAACTAGATAAGAAAATGAGCCAATGTTCCCTTTCCTATAACAACCTCGAGAGTCAACAGGGGAACAGGACCTGTAATGTCTCATCACCAGATATAGAGGATTAGACAGCAGCCAGGAGTCACAGGCATGTTTAAAATTGGGGCTGGATAACGAGACAGAGGACATCGTCTCTTTATCCTCAGCAAATACGCAGAGTCACGTTTCGTGGCTAGCTAACGCTCAGGTTCACTGCGTAGTTGGCTGTCCCCAGGCGAGGCGTCGTCTCGCAGTATGTAGCACGGCACTCTTTCAGAAAATGGATTATTGATTACAGGGTCCAAAACGGTAGCGTCCGTCAAGGTGTTGTTAGCTGGATCAGCTGACTAACGGACATAAACGCCCAGTCCCAGATGCTTTATGTCTCAGATGTTATGGTCCGCTaaggtttttatttaaccttttcatTTGTTTTGGAGATTATTCCACTAGTAAGGTGCAAaataaaactaaaagcagattagCCTAACTCAGTGGAGATCcccagagttagccatccctgataCCGGGTCTGGTAGCTCGTACAGTGTAGTTTAACAATGAAGTAAGGTACTGCAGAAGTTTGTGCAAGAGGGCTTTATATGCAAAAAGAGTGCAACGCAACGATCTATGAGACTTCTAAGAGGGCCAGTCCACTTTCTGATACAGAAAGCAGTAATGTGTACTGAACCTGTTGCCTGTAATAAACTGCGTTCAATGGCTTCAATACAGTGGCAGCTGCATGCATATAGACAATATCACCATAGTCTATAACCGGTATGAATGTCGACTGAATGATTTGCTTTCTGCTATTTAACGAAAGGCATGGCCTATTCCTATAAAGGAAGCCCATTTTAAGTCTTAACTTCTTAAACATCAAGATGCCCAGATATTTAAAAGGCGGCCCACAATCAATGTGGGCACCATCCAGTGTATATATGCATAAATCATCAGATACATTTTTAAGCGTTTTGGAAAACAACATATGCTTGGTTTTACCTGCATTAAGTACCAATTTCAGTTGACTAAAGGCTTTCTGCAAGGCAATAAAGGCAGATTGTAGCTACCAAAGAGGTTTTCTTATTAATGATGACAAGCCATTAGTCGTCATTGGAGATTACACACCCGAGGTGATGATCGCATAGGTTCGCAATCACTGGAAGGTCGTTTGATCATACTGTGTGGTACAATGAAGAAGAGTTGACGCGAGGAGCATTTCCTCTCAAAACAGGTGATCTAACCATAACCTTGGTTTTGCAGTACCTTTAGAAGTCACTGTGCTGTTACTGAAGCAGCTTTATTAAGGGGCTTTATGTGAGATCCTCTGGCAGGTATGGAGGTGCTGAACCGGGCCATAGAGAGCATCATGGACACCTCAGTCAGTGACGAGTGGGAGCCCATCGTCATCCACATCTCTGACACTGTGCTTTCACTCTggaaaggagaggtgaggagtgctCAGGAAACCTGTAAATGCAGTGGTCAGACCAACCAATGAAATTATTACATTTCTCTGTCTACccgattctctctctgtctctctctcttacactctctctccctttgtctctccctttgtccctctctctccctttctctctctctctccttctttcactttctttctctctctctctccctttctctctcttaccttcTCTGGGATTTCTCTTTCAGGATGGAGATGATCCCTTCTGGGAATGTCAAGTGCGTTACCTGACCTTTCTGGGTGTGGGCCATGACACACACACCTTTGCAGTGATAGTGGACGGCGGGACGCAGCGGTTTGAGTGTCATGTTTTCTGGTGTGAGCCAGACGCAGGGATCATCTCTGAGGCTGtgcaggctgcgtgcatggtgagtGACTAAGGGGTCACCCTGAGGGATGAAACACAGGGCTGGAGAACTAATGTACAAAATGGCTTCTGTAGACGCGGAGGTGAAGCTAGCATAAAAAATACTTGAATTTATACATGCTATCATGGCTGACTGATGAATATTTTAATGGAATTAGTAGGTACTGGTAGAGAATGTACTAGAGCCATGAGTCATGTATGGTATCTTTCTAAAATGAAAGAGAAACTAAGGTCACTGCTTAACATGGCTCCATTGTGCCCCCTGCAGGTCCAGTACCAGAAGTGCTTGGTGGCCCAGACTCCACCACCCAGGTCCAAAATGTGGCAGGCGGGTTCCAAGGTGAAGAGGGCCAACTCCATGGACGGTTTCACTTTCCCAGCTCCCCTTCACCAAGGACTGTCCCCACCCATGACTGGCTCCTCCACAGCCAAAAAGGGCATGCTGGCGTTTTTTGAGACTTTCAGAAATAAACAGTCAGCAGTTTCCACACCATAACAACCAGATAGGGAGGGAGGCGGGAGGGAGCAAGTGAGAAAGCGAGTGAGGGAAGGGGACTTGGGTAAAGGGAGGTACGGCAAATCAGTTTTAGAGGAAGGGTAGAATGTATAACAGATGTATAACCAGCCATTAGAATGTGAAGATTGAAGGCCAGCTGAGTTTCTATTTGACCAGGCAGGGATGACCATtatcttaaacaaaacaaacgtgcTGCACTTCTGCTTCTACTGTGTTTCTTTGGGTATACAACATATCTCAACTAGGCTGGTTTGTGGTACAGATTTAGAAAAGAACATTGAGGTGCTGTA encodes the following:
- the LOC106602929 gene encoding amyloid-beta A4 precursor protein-binding family B member 3 isoform X2, producing the protein MLGKDYMLAIIIVNYDDNIWNDPSLDLDTDLPSGWRTIRDSTGTYYWHVPTGTTQWQHPSYSNEEEQSAVNGITAKDLNSLEAGGRRGSRARLTESPVASVNDRISWQDDYFCTNMDPDSKCFAVRSLGWVEIPEEELTPGKSSLAVNNCIQQLSSSKAEGRDALGAWGEGQDMMMVLKKDTLSLMDPVDRSLIHCQPIINIRVWGVGCNNGRDFAFVASDKDTCMLKCHVFRCNAPAKTIATALHEMCSKIMAEKTTRSPSMARSLTMENISPVDLPRQVDFLDAMRKRVQKFEVQYIGNLPVSRAMDPLAGMEVLNRAIESIMDTSVSDEWEPIVIHISDTVLSLWKGEDGDDPFWECQVRYLTFLGVGHDTHTFAVIVDGGTQRFECHVFWCEPDAGIISEAVQAACMVQYQKCLVAQTPPPRSKMWQAGSKVKRANSMDGFTFPAPLHQGLSPPMTGSSTAKKGMLAFFETFRNKQSAVSTP
- the LOC106602929 gene encoding amyloid-beta A4 precursor protein-binding family B member 3 isoform X3 — protein: MLGKDYMLAIIIVNYDDNIWNDPSLDLDTDLPSGWRTIRDSTGTYYWHVPTGTTQWQHPSYSNEEEQSAVNGITAKDLNSLEAGGRRGSRARLTESPVASVNDRISWQDDYFCTNMDPDSKCFAVRSLGWVEIPEEELTPGKSSLAVNNCIQQLSSSKAEGRDALGAWGEGQDMMMVLKKDTLSLMDPVDRSLIHCQPIINIRVWGVGCNNGRDRDFAFVASDKDTCMLKCHVFRCNAPAKTIATALHEMCSKIMAEKTTRSPSMARSLTMENISPVDLPRQVDFLDAMRKRVQKFEVQYIGNLPVSRAMGMEVLNRAIESIMDTSVSDEWEPIVIHISDTVLSLWKGEDGDDPFWECQVRYLTFLGVGHDTHTFAVIVDGGTQRFECHVFWCEPDAGIISEAVQAACMVQYQKCLVAQTPPPRSKMWQAGSKVKRANSMDGFTFPAPLHQGLSPPMTGSSTAKKGMLAFFETFRNKQSAVSTP
- the LOC106602929 gene encoding amyloid-beta A4 precursor protein-binding family B member 3 isoform X4, with protein sequence MLGKDYMLAIIIVNYDDNIWNDPSLDLDTDLPSGWRTIRDSTGTYYWHVPTGTTQWQHPSYSNEEEQSAVNGITAKDLNSLEAGGRRGSRARLTESPVASVNDRISWQDDYFCTNMDPDSKCFAVRSLGWVEIPEEELTPGKSSLAVNNCIQQLSSSKAEGRDALGAWGEGQDMMMVLKKDTLSLMDPVDRSLIHCQPIINIRVWGVGCNNGRDFAFVASDKDTCMLKCHVFRCNAPAKTIATALHEMCSKIMAEKTTRSPSMARSLTMENISPVDLPRQVDFLDAMRKRVQKFEVQYIGNLPVSRAMGMEVLNRAIESIMDTSVSDEWEPIVIHISDTVLSLWKGEDGDDPFWECQVRYLTFLGVGHDTHTFAVIVDGGTQRFECHVFWCEPDAGIISEAVQAACMVQYQKCLVAQTPPPRSKMWQAGSKVKRANSMDGFTFPAPLHQGLSPPMTGSSTAKKGMLAFFETFRNKQSAVSTP
- the LOC106602929 gene encoding amyloid-beta A4 precursor protein-binding family B member 3 isoform X1, with protein sequence MLGKDYMLAIIIVNYDDNIWNDPSLDLDTDLPSGWRTIRDSTGTYYWHVPTGTTQWQHPSYSNEEEQSAVNGITAKDLNSLEAGGRRGSRARLTESPVASVNDRISWQDDYFCTNMDPDSKCFAVRSLGWVEIPEEELTPGKSSLAVNNCIQQLSSSKAEGRDALGAWGEGQDMMMVLKKDTLSLMDPVDRSLIHCQPIINIRVWGVGCNNGRDRDFAFVASDKDTCMLKCHVFRCNAPAKTIATALHEMCSKIMAEKTTRSPSMARSLTMENISPVDLPRQVDFLDAMRKRVQKFEVQYIGNLPVSRAMDPLAGMEVLNRAIESIMDTSVSDEWEPIVIHISDTVLSLWKGEDGDDPFWECQVRYLTFLGVGHDTHTFAVIVDGGTQRFECHVFWCEPDAGIISEAVQAACMVQYQKCLVAQTPPPRSKMWQAGSKVKRANSMDGFTFPAPLHQGLSPPMTGSSTAKKGMLAFFETFRNKQSAVSTP